From Girardinichthys multiradiatus isolate DD_20200921_A chromosome 19, DD_fGirMul_XY1, whole genome shotgun sequence:
AGCTCCAACCTACGCCTCAAAGCCCATCAATGTTTGGAAGGATTATTTTGCACTGCGGCAGTTTCTGCTTGTAAGTGCTGTCCAAGCTGACAGAAAGACGGAGCTTATCCACCACATCAGAGGAGGAGCCCCTGAGCTCAGACCTCTGGGTTGATCAGGACTGTCCTGTGGGAAGAATGTCAGAAACAGATCACTACATTTATTGGCTCAAAAACATCCAATACGAGGGGTGAATGGAGGTCATGTGGCGGAACTGAGCAATCACAGACCCGACTGAAATCGTCAGTCATCTGAGGCCTTGATGACAAACTAAGCAtcttcaacaaaacaaaagaccCTGAAGCTCTAATCAACAATCAGTGATGAAAGGCAGCATTAAAGGGCTGAGGCTCAGGGTTAAATAGATGGTATTAAACCCAATGATGCTAACAAGTGGGAGGAGTATCTGGGAAATCACAGTTTAGGCCATGAAAGCTGCTGTGTTAATGTCATGTTTTATCCAACAATTAACGCTTTATGCATGTATATACGCCAACTACTTCCTGAAAAACAGTACACTGTCTGGTTgagacaacagactggagaaTTTAGGGAGACAATGTTTGTATCCCAGCTCCCCGTGTATTTAACAGGTGGTAGAACAAAGAAGCATACAGAGAAAAATGGATTACGTCTTTCTTCGAGAGAAACAAAGTTTTTAGGTTGATTACCATCGACCTTCATTTTATCTTTATCTAAAGACGAAAGCCACAACATAacactgccactaccatgtttcactgtgaggaCGGTGATGTGCACTTAGTTTTCGGCCACAAACCGTTTGACAAGGAGGCCAAAAGTTTAACTTTGGTTttgatctgaccagagcaccttccttcACATGTTTCTGATGTTCCCTTCGTGacttggctttcttcttgttattcttccataaaggttaAATTTGCCATCCTGTCAACATatcctcccacctgagctgtgcttccctgcagctcctccagagttatcacaggcctcttggctgcttctctgataaatgtTCTCCTTGTCCCGCTTGTCAATTTAGGAGAATGTCCATGTGTTGTTAGacctgcagttggtccatcctctctccatgttgagatgatggactgaacagagtTCTGGGAGATCTtcacagcttgtagaacctaaccctgctttaaatgtctccacaaggttctccctgacctgtctgctttgttccttggtcctcatgatgatgtttgttcacaaatgttctccaacaaaaccTCCgaggccagaaacaaaacatctgCATTCAGACTGAGGTTAAATTAGAGGTAGAGTCTGTTTACTAATGAGGTGAAGGTAACTGGTTGCACAGAAGATAATTTACAGGtatcaaaattaaaaaggggctgaatacgaatgcacgccacactttccagatttttatttataaaaaggtcttatttttcttccactatcacctaaaaaataaagtttgtacatttttaagcaCATACGCCAAGAAAGTACAGTGCTATGCCAGAGGTGGAGACAAGGTGTAGCTTAGTGGTGAATCGTTTAATAACGACTTTGATTTGTtagtatgtgtgagtaaagtgAAGTTAACTCAGGATTTCTAAACAtttctgcttgtgtttttttttccttttggatgtagaaacataaaaatgagGCAGAACCTTAAAGATCAGGACAAATTAACCATTTCACTCACAGAGTGAGAGGAAAAAAAGCTCAGCAGTGGGTTCTAACCCAAACTCAAACCTttgcagttgttctgtgaacatCTAGAGGTATGTTTGTGTAAAACAGCATGGCACATGAGCAAAGTTGCAAACCGTCAATTTATGGTACTTATAAACTCCAAAGGTCCATTTTCTTCCCTCTGAGGTTTTCTAACCTTCTTTTCCCACAGTTggcgtcttttttttttacttcctttCTTCTGTGCCCCACCCTGTTCTCTTTGTGTGAACCAGGCAGCAGGAGTGAAGCCTGCAGGAACTCTGTGCTAAGGTTAAAATCACCGAGCCCTGACATGACAGACAAAAAACAAGCTGAGCTTGATGCAAAACAGAACTGCAGCCATTTCTTCTGAACTCATCTGGAAGGTAGAGCTGACTGAGGACGGATCCAGAAAACATCACATAAGACTGGATCATTTTTTCAGTCACACATTAGGGAGCAAcaggccttttaaaataatttctggtttAAAAATTATCATAAAAAGTGCAGAAAATCAGAGTCAAAAGGTGGAATTTCACTTATAAAGTTAAACAAAGGTGTTACTGGTATCAAGGTATCCCAGGGCTTTAAAAAGTTACACTTCAACACCCCTAAAATTTCCATATTGCTTTCCTAtggttttaatgagatgccagaaagCGATTTATCCTACTATATGGAATAACTCGGTGGTgctcctcccccacctgttgttGTGCATTCCCAGTCAGCTGGCCAAAAGAAGGTTCCTACATCTTTCTTCCACTCAAAACTAAACCACAGTGTAAAGGAACGCCTTTCATTACATTCATTAGGCTCAGCGTTCATTAACACAAGACACACTGCAGACGTCAGGCTACGAGCCACATTTCTGTTAACTGCAGGCTCGGCCCGAGTAAATGTGGTTAATTAATACTGAGCTCCAGGCGGCTAACTGCTAGATGACTGTACAAGAGCCCTTATGCAGAAAATGCATTAAGCCTTCAGAGtcgccttcaaaataaaagccagttTTTCTAAATATGAGCAGTAATTTCTGATTTGTGCTCAGAAATAACACTATTTATTCGGGCTGGTTGAGGACATCTGAAGAGCCAGATGTGGCTAGGTCTGGTTTGGTGCTGCCACTGAGAAAACCCGATCCCTTCTGCGCTTCAGTTTAGACCTAGACTCCACTAAAAGCATCTGCCTGGATGATCCCAGGGATATTTAGGTTGAATAACTGGGTTAATTTAAAACCAAGTCTTGAAATCAGGCAGCAAATTGGCTAAAACTGATGGGATGTAGTATTTGCTGCAGCATTCAATGCTAACATGCTGGACAGTGAGCTGCATTAGTTCAATCTAGAGGTGATGAAGGGATTCATTTGATTTTTTAGAATGTCTTGATGGAAGATAAGTTGTCAAGCAGTGAGGATCTCCCCCGACCCATTCCTGTATTAATGAACCAACCCATATGGACCTGACCTACCAGTGGTTGCTGTGAGTACGATCGGCTCCAGGACTGGGAAGTAACTGGCGCGTGGGGTATGGTCCTTCCCAAAAATCCTGTTTCCATAGTGGGAGACTCCAAGCTCCTGTCTCTGCGAAGCATCACTTCATCTGCTTCTTTAGTGCTCGTCACACTGTTGTACCTACGCATGTACACCTAAGACACACAACAGGACTCAACATGCATTCTGGGTAAAGATCGGTCCTTTCCGAGAAAACTGTCTCATTCGCTCACCTCTGCTGGCTTAGTTCCTTTCTGGGCCGTTACGCCTGCAGCATTCTTCACAGTTTCCTCTGTGTCAAAGGTGGTTGCACGATACGCTCTCCATGTTGTTGCAGCCTCTGCTTCATCTTCAGACCCACCATCCCTTAATGCCTTGCTCCCCACTCGTCCTCGACCCGCCTCGTCCACCGATGCGGCGCCTCTGTTCCTCCATGTGCTCCTCACCGTCACATTCCTCATGTCTGATAAGGTGTCGTCCTGGGAGGGCTCGGTTTGTCTCTGGCTTCTCCAGCTGGTCACCGTGGTTGTGCTGCTGCCGCTCTCGAAACCCGACTCTGTGTCGTTGAAGTCTGCGAAGGCGTTGTCCGAGGAGTGGTGTCGGGCGCTGCTGCGTTGGTGGCCCACCAGGCTGCTGGTGGTCTCCACCCTGGAGGTGTGGTGGAGTTTGGACTTCGTTGTTGCGTCGCTGTGGTCGGCATCGCCACAGTCCTGGTCTTGGCATGGCCGCAATGGGATTTCACTTTTGGATATGGAGATCTCATACGGGACAGAAATGCTACCGCGGTGGTCACTGCTGGGTCCTGGAAAGGAGCAGAGCCAAAGAAAATCAGAATGcaattaattataataataataataataataatgataataataattatatataaataaacaaataagtaaatgcctgcagtgccttgtgaaagtatttggcccccttgaacttttcaacctcttgccatatttcaggcttcaaacataaaaatataaaattcaaattttttgtgaagaatcaacaacaagtgggacataaTCGTGacgtggaatgaaatttattggatgtgtcaaacgtttttaacaaattaaaaactgaaaagtggggcgtgtaatattattcggcccccttgcattaatactttgtagcgccaccctttgctccaattacagctgcaagtctcttggggtttgtctctatcagttttcacatcgagagactgaaattcttgcccattcttccttgcaaaacagctggagctcactgaggttggatggagagcgttcatgaacatcagtcttcagctctttccacagattcttgattggattcaggtctggactttgactaggccattccaacacctggatacgtttatttatgaaccatttcattgtagatttggctttatgttttggatcattgtcttgttggaagataaatctccgtcccagtctcaggtctcttgcagactccaacaggttttcttccagaatggttctgtatttggccccatccatcttcccatcaattttgaccatcttccctgtccctgctgatgaaaagcaggcccaaaccatgatgctgccaccaccatgtttgacagtggggatggtgtgttcagggtgatgaactgtgttgcttttacaccaaacatatcgttttgcattgtggccaaacagtttgattttggtttcatctgaccagagcaccttcttccacatgtttggtgtgtctcccaggtggcttgtggcaaactttaaacgagactttttatggatatctttgagaaatggctttcttcttgccactcttccataaaggccagatttgtgcagtgtacgactgattgttgtcctatggacagactctcccacctcagctgtagatctctgcagttcatccagagtgatcatgggcctcttggctgcatctctgatcagtcttctcctcgttcgagatgaaagtttagaggaacggccgggtcttggtagatttgcagtggtctgatactccttccatttcaatatgattgcttgcacagtgctccttgggatgtttaaagcttgggaaatctttttgtatccaaatccagctttaaacttctccaccacagtatctcagacctgcctggtgtgttccttggtcttcatgatgctctctgcgctttgaacagaaccctgagactatcacagagcaggtgcatttatacggagacttgattacacacaggtggattctatttatcatcatcagtaatttaggacaacattggatcattcagagatcctcactgaacttctggagtgagtttgctgcactgaaagtaaaggggccgaataatattgcacgccccacttttcagttttttatttgttaaaaaagtttgacacaataaacttcattccacttcacgattgtgtcccacttgttgttgattcttcacaaaaaatttggattttatatttttatgtttgaagcctgaaatgtggcaagaggttgaaaagttcaagggggccgagtactttcggaaggcactgtatatatatatttagatagATTTCTTTGTCAATgagtcaaaataaaataacaacaataggtagacaataataaaataataataatagttttttttctgataatGCTGGTTATTAACCATGTGTCTTTTGCAACAGACATTTCCATGAACCAGTCTCTGCACCCACCTATAAGGATGTTGCTTGTCGAAGTGTGGCGCTCCTTCACAGGAAAAGGTTCGCTGGATAAGCTGCTGCTGCGACTGCTTGTTCTCGAAGAGCTCGGGTCATTGGGGTAGATGGTTATGCTGCTGGTCATTTTGCTGGTGGTGGTCACAACTGGCTTGGCGGAGATCTTGGGTTTGCCATTTGTTGATAAGGATTCTGAATTCATGACTTCTTTCCTGTCGATCTCAATGATTGCAGGCTTAATGACGGCTTTTGACCTCAGAGCCTCGCGGGGGCTGCACACTCTCTGGATCTCAATCGATGACGGAGAATGAACGGGAGCATGGTGGCCTCCATCGGAAGGCGGCGCCCTGGTGTGCAGCTCCTCGTCAAAGGAGCTCCTGGAAGAAGACCCCTCCGAGTTCGAGTCATGGATGTGAGGGTATCTGGTGTACCTGGAGGTTGCCGTCCTGCTGCTCACAGATGTACTAATTGTCTCAGTCACCGGTTCTACTTCTGAGGGCCTTGAGCCAATAGATTCAGTTTCAGAAGCAGATGAATGACTGTCTGAGCCGTGGTCGTTGGGCAGCAGTGGAGCCATGTGAGATCTGTAGGCTGTGAATGATCCATTAGCTTTGGACAGGGTGGATGCCGAAGACGAGGAGACGGATTCCTGAATAGTGTCTCCTGGTTCCGGATCAGAGGCAGACACCGCCTCCTTGTCGAGTGCAGACATGGTGTTCATGCTAACGTAGGTCTCAGGCACAGCATCAGAGTTGTTTGATTCACTATCACTGCCGATGTAGAGTTTAGAAAACTTCTCCCTGTTTTTAATCTCTGCGTCTGTCTGTTTGAGCATCGTTCTCAGGGACTTCTGCTCATTAGCAGCTGGAGGGTAGCGGCTCAGGACGGACACTTTTTTACCATCAGAAGTTGATTTCGAATATCCATAAGTGGCTCCTTTAGG
This genomic window contains:
- the luzp1 gene encoding leucine zipper protein 1 → MSDHKDMTHRHLRHKLQSLGRRLDELEEATHKLQKSEDELLDLQDKIIQAEGSNSSLLGDVEALRKRLLKIQGKDEEVRKAEDLCRTVREKLEEEENLTKELKGEIEHLQRRMAELEKLEEAFAKSKSDCSQLCLNLNEEKNLTKKLSSELEMLKARLKEVDGSETKLDKAEQALAKEIEKLKAFTQAFVSERKRLLEKQREDEKIIQKLSEEKKNRFGMTDPGRADFMSSRIEDELSSTALFTSKLVGKKNLDYLKLADEKLSIVNKSEIKKDSSLEGLQEEDNKVKELTQEVEKLKNRLKQLEVVEEDLKNTQFKNSELHEKFQVEQKRACQLSEQVEQLRTQLCGKTGIGGKGIGNVEKHGNGNQVKVLENGKAENEELVSKGGFRHEKPKFKSSAAFSEPSSPKHRNRELSPQHRRETKLRGQELSHSEESSPKAVRRTPSPALRSRRTPKTLPATSSSDKEVTARLFEERPKGATYGYSKSTSDGKKVSVLSRYPPAANEQKSLRTMLKQTDAEIKNREKFSKLYIGSDSESNNSDAVPETYVSMNTMSALDKEAVSASDPEPGDTIQESVSSSSASTLSKANGSFTAYRSHMAPLLPNDHGSDSHSSASETESIGSRPSEVEPVTETISTSVSSRTATSRYTRYPHIHDSNSEGSSSRSSFDEELHTRAPPSDGGHHAPVHSPSSIEIQRVCSPREALRSKAVIKPAIIEIDRKEVMNSESLSTNGKPKISAKPVVTTTSKMTSSITIYPNDPSSSRTSSRSSSLSSEPFPVKERHTSTSNILIGPSSDHRGSISVPYEISISKSEIPLRPCQDQDCGDADHSDATTKSKLHHTSRVETTSSLVGHQRSSARHHSSDNAFADFNDTESGFESGSSTTTVTSWRSQRQTEPSQDDTLSDMRNVTVRSTWRNRGAASVDEAGRGRVGSKALRDGGSEDEAEAATTWRAYRATTFDTEETVKNAAGVTAQKGTKPAEVYMRRYNSVTSTKEADEVMLRRDRSLESPTMETGFLGRTIPHAPVTSQSWSRSYSQQPLAKDNLDATANPCLSPASWRRHPPPGDQQHLGSSCDRLTKMTGASSRGGELWSSRGQGSGTRAEGRTGAGNKLWSHCQSEPH